From the genome of Nicotiana sylvestris chromosome 2, ASM39365v2, whole genome shotgun sequence, one region includes:
- the LOC104210697 gene encoding uncharacterized protein, whose product MAFTSNLNEKSSEATRRLKESLREFPTTTWNDVYNIYNTKLRIEEDTITRSQKEERVSSRRVETEKISGKNRYEPYMVPTGRDSRSKQDNSRYDHRSRDRESSSSSRFGKEQNTRETRDDNRGLKPKFGGYNFNVSTSEFVAVLRSMKDKVRWPKEMRSNPNRRNPDFWCKFHNDHGHKMTDCRLLQGEVDHLLKQGYLTKLFSEKGSSANNILLRVVNEMQVKDKLIPKMHTLSSFDNLSVVTKGEIILTTFAEGVVKDTKFQVVNIDMAYNMILGRPWIHEMDDVPSTLHKVTKFPSQWGI is encoded by the exons ATGGCTTTTACCAGTAATCTGAATGAGAAAAGTtcagaagccacgagacgactcaaggaaagtctacGTGAATTTCcaacaacaacttggaatgatgtaTACAACATATATAACACGAAGCtgcggatagaagaagataccatCACTCGGTCTCAAAAAGAGGAGAGAGTAAGTTCAAGACGTGTTGAAACTGAAAAAATATCCGGTAAAAACAGGTATGAGCCCTATATGGTACCAACTGGAAGAGACTCGCGTTCAAAGCAAGATAACTCAAGGTACGATCATAGATCAAGAGATAGagaatcaagttcatcatcaaGGTTTGGAAAAGAGCAAAACACGCGAGAAACACGAGATGATAATAGAGGCTTGAAGCCAAAGTTTGGCGGTTACAATTTCAATGTTAGCACATCAGAATTTGTAGCAGTGTTAAGAAGCATGAAAGATAAGGTgcgatggccaaaggaaatgagatcaaacccGAACAGGCGAAATCCTGATTTTTGGTGCAAGTTTCATAACGATCATGGTCACAAAATGACGGATTGTAGATTACTACAAGGTGAAGTTGACCATTTGTTAAAGCAAGGATATCTAACCAAATtgtttagtgaaaaag gtagctccgCGAACAACATTTTGCTAAGAGTGGTAAACGAAATGCAAGTTAAAGATAAGTTGATACCCAAGATGCATACCTTATCTAGTTTCGACAACTTGAGCGTCGTAACAAAAGGGGAGATAATactcaccacattcgcagaaggagttgtcaaagacACAAAATTTCAGGTGGTAAACATAGacatggcttacaatatgattctcggtagaccatggattcacgaaatGGATGATGTGCCATCTACCTTGCATAAAGTTACTAAATTCCCTTCACAATGGGGAATATGA